The following are from one region of the Halodesulfurarchaeum sp. HSR-GB genome:
- a CDS encoding 4Fe-4S dicluster domain-containing protein → MTEQWGFYFDAEKCIGCHACTVACRVRNDVEADGPKWRRIVHAENGTFPDYEQVSVSIACMHCEDPPCRTVCPTGAIEKRNEDGIVVVNQDKCIGCHYCAWSCPYGAPKFDDNNKMQKCHLCLGEGGGDGYGSPPKAKEEDGGTKPACVDNCVGGALKAGPMDELTKEVTDSAVNQATQRKGNIIIEAGGPTVTFESESD, encoded by the coding sequence ATGACTGAGCAGTGGGGCTTTTACTTCGACGCGGAGAAGTGCATCGGCTGTCACGCCTGTACGGTCGCCTGCCGGGTCCGAAACGACGTCGAGGCGGACGGCCCCAAGTGGCGGCGGATCGTCCACGCGGAGAACGGGACCTTCCCGGATTACGAGCAGGTCTCGGTCTCGATTGCCTGCATGCACTGTGAGGACCCGCCGTGTCGGACGGTCTGTCCCACGGGCGCGATCGAGAAGCGCAACGAGGACGGCATCGTCGTGGTCAACCAGGACAAGTGTATCGGGTGTCACTACTGTGCCTGGAGCTGTCCGTACGGTGCGCCGAAGTTCGACGACAACAACAAGATGCAGAAGTGCCACCTCTGTTTGGGCGAAGGTGGCGGCGATGGGTACGGCTCCCCGCCGAAGGCAAAAGAGGAAGACGGCGGGACGAAACCTGCCTGTGTCGATAACTGCGTCGGCGGCGCGCTCAAGGCCGGTCCGATGGACGAACTGACGAAAGAAGTCACCGACAGCGCCGTCAACCAAGCCACCCAGCGGAAGGGGAACATCATCATCGAGGCCGGTGGACCCACAGTGACCTTCGAGAGCGAGTCAGACTAA
- a CDS encoding cytochrome b/b6 domain-containing protein produces MSTMTGESTLTRFTDVQVYAHGLLALSILLLWVTGLPITFHDPFAWLMAIVGYDNVVLVHVAAGALLILTSVFYLVYGLLGMVGGVTTLSNILPGLGDIREAVEHMKYLAGRRGQPASGKYTFLQKAEVWIIVAETTVMIATGVILYAGTLNGASPAPAFLITRDIHAIVAVTMLVGVTFHLFMTHAKEFPLDRSMFTGNVTLGRACEEWEGWVETSVGYFDVSCPEETHATALTTSVIVGMILFGVVWTGIILEYVLSPVPTGGLSVAQDVAPNAMPGGLLGTIYSIGLNIAMLVVFAAIVALAYGFYDRWTVAE; encoded by the coding sequence ATGTCGACGATGACTGGCGAGAGCACGCTGACCCGGTTCACCGACGTGCAGGTCTACGCCCACGGGCTACTGGCGCTCTCGATTCTCCTCCTGTGGGTCACCGGCCTGCCGATCACGTTCCACGATCCATTCGCGTGGCTCATGGCCATCGTTGGCTATGACAACGTCGTGCTGGTTCACGTCGCCGCGGGGGCATTGTTGATCCTCACGTCGGTGTTCTACCTCGTCTACGGGCTGCTGGGGATGGTCGGTGGCGTAACGACACTCTCGAACATCCTGCCCGGCCTGGGGGACATCCGCGAAGCGGTCGAGCACATGAAGTACCTCGCTGGGCGTCGCGGGCAGCCCGCCTCGGGGAAGTACACCTTCCTCCAGAAGGCGGAAGTCTGGATCATCGTCGCCGAGACGACGGTCATGATCGCGACGGGCGTGATCCTGTACGCGGGCACGTTGAACGGTGCGTCGCCGGCGCCGGCCTTCCTCATCACCCGGGACATCCACGCCATCGTCGCCGTGACGATGCTGGTGGGGGTGACCTTCCACCTCTTCATGACCCACGCCAAGGAGTTCCCGCTCGATCGCTCGATGTTCACCGGGAACGTCACGCTGGGTCGGGCCTGTGAGGAGTGGGAGGGCTGGGTCGAGACCTCGGTCGGGTACTTCGACGTGTCCTGCCCGGAGGAGACCCATGCGACCGCACTCACCACGAGTGTCATCGTCGGGATGATCCTCTTCGGTGTCGTCTGGACGGGGATCATTCTGGAATACGTTCTCTCGCCGGTTCCGACCGGCGGGCTGAGCGTCGCGCAGGACGTGGCACCGAACGCGATGCCCGGTGGGTTGCTGGGAACTATCTACTCGATCGGGCTCAACATCGCGATGCTGGTCGTCTTTGCGGCGATCGTGGCCCTGGCCTACGGGTTCTACGATCGATGGACTGTTGCCGAATGA
- a CDS encoding molecular chaperone TorD family protein has translation MTEPLEDVDIGRIYGLLSECFKHPDEQFTEDVGAGALEAELEPVAETLDIEYETGVDPDLVPESAAAFDNEYISLFEAFETPYAPAVESPYKEWHEGVAGDGLLDGPPADDMRERYATLDIEIPDAYMPDHLALLLEYASLLVEAGTEEQHRVFVADHLDWLPAFRKLVADAAADAPFHRRYVTVTDAVVRAVRQDLGIEEPDAETVQTMLSRVEDGMEGVPEEKTFRP, from the coding sequence ATGACAGAACCGCTCGAGGACGTCGATATCGGCCGGATTTACGGCCTGCTCTCGGAGTGTTTCAAGCACCCGGACGAGCAGTTCACCGAGGACGTCGGCGCGGGCGCGCTGGAGGCCGAACTGGAGCCGGTGGCCGAGACCCTCGATATCGAGTACGAGACGGGGGTCGATCCGGACCTCGTGCCCGAGTCGGCCGCGGCCTTCGATAACGAGTACATCTCGCTGTTCGAGGCCTTCGAGACGCCCTATGCCCCGGCGGTCGAATCACCGTACAAGGAGTGGCACGAGGGGGTCGCCGGTGACGGGTTGCTGGATGGCCCACCTGCTGATGACATGCGCGAGCGCTATGCCACACTCGACATCGAGATTCCCGACGCGTACATGCCCGACCATCTGGCGCTCCTGCTAGAGTACGCTTCGCTCCTCGTCGAGGCTGGAACCGAGGAGCAACACCGGGTGTTCGTCGCGGACCACCTCGATTGGCTCCCGGCCTTCCGAAAGCTGGTCGCGGACGCCGCCGCGGACGCGCCGTTCCACCGCCGGTATGTCACAGTCACCGACGCCGTCGTCCGGGCGGTTCGCCAGGATCTCGGTATCGAGGAACCGGATGCAGAAACCGTCCAGACGATGCTCAGCCGTGTCGAGGACGGGATGGAGGGCGTCCCCGAGGAGAAGACCTTCCGGCCGTAA
- a CDS encoding PAS domain-containing sensor histidine kinase, with the protein MDRTSSDSQLLDRIFETSPTGLVVLAPEGEITRCNDRAEQLLGLEESEIEGKRYVEPEWTFTDEDGNPVPESAHPFVRVRDSGGPIFGQVYRMERPHADPIVVSISGAPITADGTVTRIVFAFEDITERRERERELEVMTRQLEVLNRVVRHDIRNEMAVVLGSIETAADRVSDPDTITNLERAQQAGDHVVSITKTARDLMEVVTATEPPELDPIQVAPILEEEVAMVREGNPDATVRIEGSIPSVSVRGTELLDSVFRNLLSNAVDHSDQEAPTVTVSASVQDDRLRVSVADDGPGIPEAQKWSIFGKGDRGLESDGTGIGLYLVENLVTQFGGDVWVEDNEPRGAVFVVELDIVE; encoded by the coding sequence ATGGACCGTACCAGTTCGGACTCCCAACTCCTCGATCGCATCTTCGAGACGAGCCCGACCGGACTGGTCGTGTTGGCGCCCGAGGGGGAGATCACCCGGTGTAACGACCGGGCCGAGCAACTGCTCGGGCTCGAGGAGTCCGAGATCGAGGGCAAGCGCTACGTCGAACCCGAATGGACGTTCACCGACGAGGACGGGAATCCGGTCCCCGAATCCGCCCATCCCTTCGTTCGGGTCCGGGACTCCGGCGGGCCGATCTTCGGCCAGGTGTACCGGATGGAGCGCCCCCATGCCGATCCGATCGTGGTCTCGATCTCGGGCGCGCCCATCACTGCGGACGGAACGGTGACCCGGATCGTCTTCGCCTTCGAGGACATCACCGAACGCCGGGAGCGCGAGCGGGAACTCGAAGTCATGACTCGGCAGCTTGAGGTGCTCAATCGGGTCGTTCGCCACGACATCCGCAACGAGATGGCGGTGGTGCTCGGCTCGATCGAGACCGCTGCGGATCGGGTGTCCGACCCGGACACCATAACGAACCTCGAACGCGCCCAGCAGGCCGGGGACCACGTGGTCTCGATCACGAAGACCGCCCGGGACCTCATGGAGGTCGTCACCGCGACCGAGCCGCCCGAACTCGACCCCATCCAGGTCGCGCCGATTCTGGAAGAGGAGGTGGCGATGGTCCGGGAGGGCAACCCCGACGCGACGGTTCGAATCGAGGGCTCGATCCCCTCCGTCTCGGTCCGCGGGACCGAACTCCTCGACTCGGTCTTCCGGAACCTCCTCTCCAACGCGGTCGATCACTCCGACCAAGAGGCGCCGACGGTGACGGTTTCGGCCAGCGTTCAGGACGACCGCCTCCGGGTTTCGGTTGCTGACGACGGCCCCGGCATCCCCGAGGCGCAGAAGTGGTCGATCTTCGGGAAAGGCGATCGTGGGCTGGAGAGCGACGGGACCGGTATCGGGCTCTATCTCGTCGAGAACCTGGTGACGCAGTTCGGCGGGGACGTCTGGGTCGAGGACAACGAGCCCCGGGGCGCGGTGTTCGTAGTCGAGTTGGATATCGTCGAGTGA
- a CDS encoding MBL fold metallo-hydrolase, with amino-acid sequence MELRFLGGAREVGRSALLVNDRLLLDFGILAGEPLQFPLETPTVEAIVASHGHLDHVGNVPTLMRGEDWPEIHWTPPTGELARTLARDTLKLHGVPESGAATGRFQPRELGGTYNCPFTETHVKRTTQQSRSHGYGEPFTAAGHEITFFDAGHIPGSAHVLVDDGDTRLLYTGDFHTDDQRLVAGTTARPEADLLVVESTYSDVEHEARATVEERFVRSVEQTLWEGGTVVIPAFAIGRTQEMLLLCAAHDIPCYVDGMGKGVTDMLLQYPAFVRDPEALRRARSHARFVTGRDGQRRRIAEKSTAIVTTSGMLTGGPAMTYIPAIKGDPTNKIALTGYQVADTPGRDLLETGSAEIDNRRMRVSAQVEQYDFSAHADRDGLLAFLDSYRDTPVLVNHGDRCERFAAELRGAGFEATAPRNGDSVAF; translated from the coding sequence ATGGAGCTACGCTTCCTCGGTGGGGCCCGCGAGGTCGGCCGGAGTGCCCTCCTCGTCAACGACCGGCTCCTTCTCGACTTCGGCATTCTGGCGGGGGAGCCACTGCAATTTCCACTGGAGACCCCGACCGTCGAGGCCATCGTCGCCAGTCACGGCCACCTGGACCACGTCGGGAACGTTCCGACCCTCATGCGGGGCGAGGACTGGCCCGAGATCCACTGGACGCCACCGACCGGGGAATTGGCCCGCACGCTCGCCCGCGACACGCTCAAACTCCACGGCGTGCCCGAGAGCGGCGCGGCGACGGGCCGATTCCAGCCCCGCGAACTCGGCGGCACCTACAACTGTCCGTTCACCGAGACCCACGTCAAGCGGACGACCCAGCAGTCACGGAGCCACGGCTACGGAGAGCCATTCACGGCAGCGGGCCACGAGATCACCTTCTTCGACGCCGGTCACATCCCGGGTAGCGCCCACGTGCTCGTCGACGACGGCGACACGCGACTGCTCTACACCGGGGACTTCCACACGGACGACCAGCGCCTGGTGGCCGGCACGACGGCCCGTCCGGAGGCGGATCTACTCGTCGTCGAGAGCACGTATTCTGACGTCGAGCACGAAGCCCGGGCCACCGTCGAGGAGCGGTTCGTGCGGAGTGTCGAGCAGACCCTCTGGGAGGGCGGGACCGTCGTGATCCCCGCGTTCGCGATCGGTCGGACCCAGGAGATGCTCCTGCTCTGTGCGGCCCACGACATCCCGTGTTACGTCGATGGGATGGGAAAAGGGGTGACGGACATGCTCCTGCAGTATCCGGCGTTCGTTCGGGATCCGGAGGCACTCCGTCGGGCGCGATCACACGCCCGGTTCGTCACCGGCCGGGACGGGCAACGCCGGCGGATCGCCGAGAAGTCGACCGCGATCGTCACGACAAGCGGGATGCTCACGGGCGGGCCGGCAATGACCTACATCCCGGCGATCAAGGGCGATCCGACGAACAAGATCGCTCTTACCGGGTATCAGGTCGCGGACACGCCCGGCCGGGACCTGCTGGAGACCGGAAGCGCCGAGATCGACAACCGGCGGATGCGGGTCAGCGCCCAGGTCGAGCAGTACGACTTTTCAGCCCACGCGGATCGCGATGGGTTGCTGGCCTTCCTCGATTCCTATCGGGACACGCCGGTTCTGGTGAACCACGGCGATCGGTGTGAGCGCTTTGCGGCGGAATTGCGGGGAGCGGGGTTCGAGGCGACGGCTCCGAGAAACGGCGACTCGGTCGCGTTCTGA
- the msrA gene encoding peptide-methionine (S)-S-oxide reductase MsrA — MTTDPELATFAGGCFWCTEAAFEEVPGVQSVTAGYAGGDVPDPSYEEVSTGETGHAECVQIEYDPDTVSYVDLLGVFFRVHDPTQLNRQGPDVGTQYRSAIFAHDMTQRETAAEFIEILLAEDAYDEEIVTEIEDLDTFYPAEPYHQDYYEENPEDRYCTLYVEPKVKKVQAAFSEE; from the coding sequence ATGACAACCGATCCCGAGCTGGCCACGTTCGCCGGCGGCTGCTTCTGGTGTACCGAAGCGGCCTTCGAGGAAGTACCCGGTGTGCAGTCGGTGACCGCCGGCTACGCCGGTGGGGACGTGCCCGACCCCTCCTACGAGGAAGTTTCGACCGGCGAAACCGGCCACGCCGAGTGCGTCCAGATCGAGTACGACCCCGATACCGTCTCCTATGTCGATCTCCTCGGGGTTTTCTTTCGCGTCCACGATCCGACCCAGCTGAACCGACAGGGGCCCGACGTCGGGACCCAGTACCGATCCGCGATCTTCGCCCACGATATGACACAGCGTGAGACTGCCGCGGAATTCATCGAGATCCTGCTCGCCGAGGACGCCTACGATGAGGAGATCGTCACCGAAATCGAGGACCTGGATACCTTCTATCCGGCTGAACCGTATCATCAGGACTACTACGAGGAGAACCCCGAGGATCGGTACTGCACGCTTTACGTCGAGCCGAAGGTCAAGAAGGTGCAGGCGGCCTTTTCCGAGGAGTAG
- a CDS encoding 30S ribosomal protein S6e: protein MATFSVVVSDPETGRSFTREVEGQDANRFMGREIGDTVDGTAVGLDGFSVEITGGSDDAGRPMRGDVKGSNLSEILMEGGVGFNPDRDGERRRVTVRGREVSEAVAQLNVQVTEGEGSVAVALGEEEPEDEEAEAEEADEADEDDEE, encoded by the coding sequence ATGGCTACGTTCAGCGTCGTCGTCTCCGACCCGGAGACGGGGCGATCGTTCACGCGCGAAGTCGAGGGGCAGGACGCAAACCGATTCATGGGTCGCGAAATCGGCGACACCGTCGATGGCACCGCCGTCGGCCTCGACGGGTTCTCCGTCGAGATCACTGGTGGCTCCGACGACGCCGGCCGCCCGATGCGCGGCGACGTCAAAGGCTCGAATCTCTCCGAAATCCTGATGGAGGGTGGTGTCGGGTTCAACCCCGACCGCGACGGCGAGCGCCGTCGTGTAACCGTTCGGGGGCGGGAGGTCTCCGAGGCCGTCGCCCAGCTGAACGTGCAGGTCACGGAAGGCGAGGGTTCCGTCGCCGTCGCGCTGGGCGAGGAAGAGCCCGAAGACGAGGAGGCCGAGGCGGAAGAAGCGGACGAAGCGGACGAGGACGACGAGGAGTAA
- a CDS encoding DUF5807 family protein, with product MTTDIEAFLSGDRPDHVAAYLSKDATDVDSLAEQPYASATEDGVLLVVPGDAGRAAFESATGTDPMAFASEAMATEGHVDRSLTDADCPDAGEDGTHELRLLFAFAEEQNEDVDGLYAEGDVIHAYAQCSCGTAFSEKWIAESN from the coding sequence ATGACCACGGACATCGAAGCGTTTCTTTCGGGTGACCGGCCGGACCACGTCGCCGCCTACCTCTCGAAGGACGCGACCGACGTCGACTCGCTCGCCGAGCAGCCCTACGCGTCGGCCACCGAAGACGGGGTCTTGCTGGTGGTCCCCGGGGATGCAGGTCGGGCCGCCTTCGAATCCGCGACCGGGACCGATCCGATGGCGTTCGCGAGCGAGGCGATGGCCACGGAGGGGCACGTCGACCGCTCGCTTACGGACGCGGACTGCCCGGATGCGGGCGAGGATGGGACACACGAACTGCGACTTCTCTTTGCCTTCGCCGAGGAGCAAAACGAGGATGTCGATGGGCTCTACGCGGAGGGTGACGTGATCCACGCCTACGCCCAGTGCTCGTGTGGGACGGCGTTCTCGGAGAAGTGGATCGCGGAGTCGAACTAA
- a CDS encoding recombinase RecJ, producing MQDWVIDDQNLSPERKSLLPGKGFFIPDTVEDEVKEREIESRVSGASVLAVVDPDADGLGCVAILRDVLGEAAFIPASPHELADGIEQAAEFGEAGGEVFICDLAPDDPEEINEALAGLTEHAGAVTWYDHHQWTDAAKEAVREAGVELVVGDSETECTADVAARSLDGDISPHLEELAAVTRDHDLWIKEDDRSDDLADFSHWSEPEEYLEVIEEHGVDFPEEVQEFLAERRVEKEDRIERAVARAEMHEIRDWTVGVTYGRCSQNEVAETLREQGADAAVIVKPAGSASIRGSEDFERAHEVARQVGGGGHPRAAGCKPRIYEDMLDYANHWTTRGEPAKQLIMKGFWNLPDEPAEE from the coding sequence ATGCAAGATTGGGTCATCGACGACCAGAACCTCTCGCCCGAGCGGAAGTCCCTGTTACCTGGCAAGGGGTTTTTCATCCCCGATACGGTCGAAGACGAAGTCAAAGAACGGGAGATCGAGTCCCGAGTCAGCGGCGCGTCGGTGCTGGCTGTCGTCGATCCCGACGCCGACGGCCTGGGCTGTGTGGCGATCCTGCGGGATGTCCTCGGCGAAGCGGCGTTCATCCCCGCGAGCCCCCACGAACTCGCCGACGGGATCGAACAGGCCGCCGAGTTCGGCGAGGCGGGTGGCGAGGTCTTCATCTGTGACCTGGCCCCGGACGATCCCGAGGAGATAAACGAGGCGCTCGCGGGCCTCACCGAGCACGCCGGCGCAGTTACCTGGTACGATCACCACCAGTGGACCGACGCGGCCAAAGAAGCGGTCCGGGAGGCGGGTGTGGAACTGGTCGTGGGGGACTCGGAGACCGAGTGCACCGCCGACGTCGCTGCCCGCTCGCTCGACGGGGACATCTCCCCGCACCTCGAAGAACTCGCGGCAGTCACCCGCGATCACGACCTCTGGATCAAGGAGGACGACCGCTCGGACGACCTGGCCGATTTCTCCCACTGGAGCGAACCCGAGGAGTACCTGGAGGTCATCGAGGAACACGGCGTCGACTTCCCCGAGGAGGTTCAGGAATTCCTCGCCGAGCGACGGGTCGAAAAGGAAGACCGGATCGAACGGGCCGTCGCGCGGGCCGAAATGCACGAGATCCGGGACTGGACGGTCGGTGTGACCTACGGTCGGTGTTCCCAAAACGAGGTTGCTGAGACACTTCGCGAGCAGGGCGCGGACGCGGCGGTCATCGTCAAGCCTGCCGGGAGCGCCTCGATCCGCGGGAGCGAGGACTTCGAGCGCGCCCACGAGGTCGCCCGGCAGGTCGGCGGTGGCGGCCATCCCCGAGCAGCGGGCTGCAAGCCGCGCATCTACGAGGACATGCTGGATTATGCCAACCACTGGACGACTCGTGGCGAGCCCGCCAAACAGCTCATCATGAAGGGCTTCTGGAACCTTCCCGACGAGCCGGCAGAAGAGTAG
- a CDS encoding GNAT family N-acetyltransferase, producing the protein MTDRRYPDAPAGPFPTPPQTWTDEDGRPIEIEVCQGDRAALLEMYADFDPAERAQGIPPVGESAIRDWLDHLLCENCYNVIARHEDRIVGHATLVGDGNGAYELAIFVHQDYQGAGIGTTLLEALLGHAAADGVEYVWLTVERWNKPAIRLYRKVGFEGTGAEDFEREMSIRLGDPA; encoded by the coding sequence ATGACCGACCGCCGTTATCCAGACGCGCCGGCCGGGCCGTTCCCGACTCCGCCCCAGACCTGGACGGACGAGGACGGTCGGCCGATCGAGATCGAAGTCTGTCAGGGGGACCGGGCGGCGCTCCTGGAGATGTACGCCGACTTCGATCCCGCCGAGCGCGCCCAGGGCATCCCCCCGGTCGGCGAAAGCGCGATCCGGGACTGGCTTGATCACCTCCTCTGTGAGAACTGCTACAACGTGATCGCCAGACACGAGGACCGGATCGTCGGTCACGCGACCCTGGTGGGGGACGGTAACGGGGCCTACGAGTTGGCGATCTTCGTTCACCAGGACTATCAGGGCGCTGGCATCGGGACCACGTTGCTCGAAGCCCTCCTGGGTCACGCCGCGGCCGACGGGGTCGAGTACGTCTGGCTGACCGTCGAGCGCTGGAACAAGCCGGCGATCCGGCTCTACCGGAAGGTCGGGTTCGAGGGCACCGGCGCGGAGGACTTCGAGCGGGAGATGAGCATCCGACTGGGCGATCCCGCCTAG
- a CDS encoding universal stress protein translates to MKVLFGISTGSDSLEALHRTVERARDVGDELTVAVLEHPDDEGPIDEFEQSVREAITEELPAIDLRRVEGHPGSRLVELAESENFDRIVLGGGEQSPMGKIRIGSIAEFVLLNSHVSVTLLR, encoded by the coding sequence ATGAAAGTCCTCTTCGGGATCAGCACCGGGTCGGACTCCCTCGAAGCGCTCCATCGAACCGTCGAGCGAGCCCGCGACGTCGGCGACGAACTGACCGTTGCCGTCCTCGAACATCCCGACGACGAGGGCCCGATCGACGAGTTCGAACAGTCCGTTCGCGAGGCGATCACCGAGGAGTTGCCGGCGATCGACCTGCGCCGGGTCGAGGGGCATCCGGGGAGTCGACTGGTAGAACTCGCCGAATCGGAGAACTTCGATCGCATCGTCCTGGGGGGTGGCGAGCAGAGCCCGATGGGCAAGATCCGGATCGGGTCCATCGCCGAGTTCGTCCTCCTCAACTCCCACGTGAGCGTGACCTTGCTCAGATGA
- a CDS encoding DUF5806 family protein, whose product MDEDPVASAPPNRRVAAGPDAIRSLLSVDPAETAAVPDDVAKYERFKKVDGATYERVNEFLRDRTYITAREWAIARLCADFRTETGVEMTKIGENLPELVPFMTDTYSPQAVNQARSAFEEKVRMAGATFLYGAMSGFFTADELDEVMYEATEVAKFLLEVEGVDLAVEEELAGEERISSVMREVREASEQLREEEHTCPNCGHSFGGDG is encoded by the coding sequence ATGGACGAGGATCCGGTGGCGTCTGCGCCGCCGAATCGCCGGGTCGCCGCCGGGCCGGACGCGATTCGATCGCTGCTCTCGGTCGATCCGGCGGAGACAGCAGCCGTTCCGGACGACGTCGCGAAGTACGAGCGCTTCAAGAAAGTCGACGGGGCGACCTACGAGCGGGTCAACGAGTTTCTGCGGGATCGTACCTACATCACGGCCCGCGAGTGGGCGATCGCCCGACTCTGTGCGGACTTCCGGACCGAGACCGGCGTCGAGATGACCAAGATCGGCGAGAACCTGCCCGAGCTGGTGCCGTTTATGACCGACACCTACTCGCCCCAGGCGGTCAACCAGGCTCGATCGGCCTTCGAGGAGAAGGTCCGGATGGCCGGGGCAACCTTCCTCTACGGGGCGATGAGCGGTTTTTTCACCGCCGACGAACTCGACGAGGTGATGTACGAGGCCACCGAAGTCGCGAAGTTCCTCCTCGAAGTCGAGGGCGTTGATCTGGCCGTCGAGGAGGAGTTAGCCGGCGAGGAACGCATCTCGTCGGTGATGAGAGAGGTCCGGGAGGCGAGTGAGCAACTCCGCGAAGAGGAACACACTTGCCCGAATTGTGGCCACTCCTTCGGCGGCGACGGCTAG
- a CDS encoding dihydroorotase has protein sequence MQVFRNATLPDGRERDVAIDGETIEAVGTDLDGETVIDASEKWLFPGMIDVHVHFREPGFPEKETWTTGSKAAAVGGVTTAVDQPNTDPPTVDGPSFDRKAELAAASLIDWGINGGVTPSWDPETLFDRPLFALGEVFLADSTGDMGIDRSRFEDALKRAREAETTVTVHAEDATKFDESVRERTDAAAWSDYRPPEAEIAAIDVAAELADEIGGPVHIAHTSTAAGIDRAAEAGLTTEVTPHHLFLSRDDLPELGTFGRMNPPLRAESTRRDVFERVTDGTVDVIATDHAPHTRAQKDTDIWSAPSGVPGVETALPLLLGEVAADRLDPKRVRDLTARNPARIFDLSAKGRIEAGADADLVLVDFDATRKIRGKDLHGKTDWTPFEGKSAVFPELTMVRGQVVWETEDSAGPAGEFGAPVGANVRTD, from the coding sequence ATGCAGGTATTCCGCAACGCGACCTTGCCCGACGGACGGGAGCGGGACGTCGCCATCGACGGGGAGACGATCGAAGCGGTGGGCACCGACTTGGACGGCGAGACGGTAATCGACGCGAGCGAGAAGTGGCTGTTCCCGGGCATGATCGACGTTCACGTGCACTTCCGGGAGCCGGGCTTCCCCGAGAAGGAGACCTGGACGACCGGCAGTAAAGCGGCCGCAGTCGGGGGCGTGACGACCGCCGTCGACCAGCCGAACACGGACCCGCCGACCGTCGACGGCCCGAGTTTCGACCGGAAAGCGGAGCTGGCCGCGGCCTCGCTGATCGACTGGGGGATCAACGGCGGGGTGACGCCGTCCTGGGACCCCGAGACGCTGTTCGATCGCCCGCTCTTTGCCCTCGGCGAGGTCTTTCTGGCCGACTCGACCGGGGACATGGGGATCGATCGATCGCGCTTCGAGGACGCACTAAAGCGGGCCCGGGAGGCCGAGACAACCGTCACCGTCCACGCCGAGGACGCCACGAAGTTCGACGAGAGCGTTCGTGAGCGAACAGACGCGGCAGCCTGGAGCGACTATCGCCCCCCGGAAGCCGAAATCGCGGCGATCGACGTGGCCGCAGAACTGGCCGACGAGATCGGCGGGCCGGTGCACATCGCCCACACCAGCACGGCCGCGGGGATCGATCGGGCCGCCGAGGCCGGCCTGACCACGGAAGTCACACCCCATCACCTGTTCCTCTCGCGGGACGACCTCCCCGAATTAGGCACGTTCGGGCGGATGAACCCGCCGCTCCGGGCGGAATCCACTCGCCGAGACGTGTTCGAGCGGGTCACGGACGGAACCGTCGACGTGATCGCGACCGATCACGCCCCCCACACTCGCGCCCAGAAGGACACGGACATCTGGTCGGCCCCGAGTGGCGTCCCGGGCGTCGAGACGGCCCTGCCGCTCCTGCTGGGAGAAGTCGCCGCCGATCGCCTGGATCCCAAGCGGGTCCGGGACCTCACCGCTCGCAACCCGGCCCGGATCTTCGACCTGTCCGCGAAAGGACGAATCGAGGCGGGGGCCGACGCCGACCTCGTGCTGGTTGATTTCGACGCGACCCGGAAGATCCGGGGCAAGGACCTCCACGGAAAGACCGACTGGACGCCCTTCGAGGGGAAATCCGCCGTGTTCCCGGAGCTCACGATGGTTCGGGGCCAGGTCGTCTGGGAGACCGAGGATTCAGCAGGGCCAGCGGGAGAGTTCGGTGCGCCCGTCGGTGCGAACGTCCGGACCGACTAG